The following nucleotide sequence is from Aedes aegypti strain LVP_AGWG chromosome 3, AaegL5.0 Primary Assembly, whole genome shotgun sequence.
atttttcaccacctagcaccacttcactaccaacgttacgattggaaccacgctgtctaccagcgatcatgtacttaattttgctggtgttgacggtaagtccaatcctcgctgtctccctttgaaaaggcacgaatgcctcttctacggctcgacgatcaattccgattatatcgatatcgtccgcaaaacccaggagcatatgcgaccgggtgacgatggtaccgcttaTTTGCACGCCCActctccttatagctccttcgagagcaatgttgaacaaaaggttcgaaagcgcatctccttgcttcaatccatctaaggttacgaaggaggttgaagtctcacccgcaacccgcacacttgatttcgatccatccaacgttgcacgaatcagtctaatcagtttcgccggaaaaccgtgttctaccattatctgccataactcatttctctttactgaatcgtacgccgccttgaaatcaatgaacagatgatgagtctgcaagttgtattcccggaacttatcaaggatttgtcgcaaggtaaacatttgatccgtcgttgatcggcccttacgaaaaccagcttggtattcgccgacgaaggactcctccagcggtctcaatctgttgaacagaacacgcgacattattttgaatcaacgattattcagaaaaaaatgttagggcaaagtttgaactttttcaaggtttagcaatttttagcaaatctcaatattatttgactacttTCTAAAAGATTTGAACCACTATTATTATACAATAAACCACTCTTCGAAATACAATAACGAATTTGATCACTAAAATTCTTGAGACTGTGAAAAACTTACTTGGTAAAACGTAGTTTagagataaatttaaaagttttttaaaaaattattttaaaaaatgaagCGAAAACAGAGAAAAAACATATTGCTGGAATCAAAAAGTATGAccaatttttttccttttttttaagcCTTAGGTAAGTTCGAAATTCTTTAAAGAGATATGTTTTTAATTAGGCCTTGTTTTTCGCCAATAATTCTAGCTATTTTACGTCTTAGAAGTTCCGTTAGTAATTTTGCCTATTTATTTCTTTGCCGAGACCTTTTTTatcaatgaatttctttaaagaaatcttatggggacaatcatcatcaccggacacctcgatCAGGGCACCCTCCAAGAACACAGGAAATCGTAATTCAGTTAAAAGTCTACACTATGCTAGAACATTTGAAATAGTATGGTTTACCCTACTCAGAAAACACGAATTTAAGGAACCAATTTTCTAGGATACTGACGCTTTTAAGTATCGCAGTATTTTGAAACGGAGATGTCGAGTGACAGCAGGACGATTAATTTTTCGATGGTCATACAATTCAACGAACTCAGAACCGCCACACTAATTCTGTGAACGACAAGCTAGGTTTTcccactattattgaacaaaataaaagaacgtAGCTACTGAAGAGTGTTTATCaatagattcagaagattttattAGAATTATGTAAACGTTTTTTCTCAtatatattttcattcaaaattctggagggggcctggaaGACTCTGGGGGGGggcattttttgaaatatttacacccagactctgggtgtttttcgagacagaatGCATATTGTTTTCTTCTGAGTTTCACAAACACACCTACACTAGGGCACTTAAAAAATTGAGCGTGACTAATCTTTATACCATAACAGGGTTTGAATCCTACACAAACTGATGAATTATCtgaaaactttcatttttttttcgatcgcaAACTGTGAAGTTTGGACTCACCCGCTGCTATAATCAGTGAAGACAAACGAAAAAAAGTCATACTTTGCTAAGCAAACTCTTCATAGGAGATaaagacaaacatttgaaattaaGCTCTGTAAGTGCTACGATTTTAAATTCCATTGAAGAAAATCATATAGGATGTTCTATGCTTTGCACATTTACTTTTCATTTGTATCGCTGCTGAATACAtcgttaatttcattttattccataCCTTGATATCCATAACCGAAAACTCAAGTCCGAAAGTATTCTTTGACATCAACTTGCGCTTCGATATACAATATGAATCGTATGTTCAATAATCTGAATCGTGTGCGTTCATTGTTTCACCAAACTATCTAGCATATTGTAtaaaaactaatttggttacatgattaaattggctccgtaatgccttttAGCACTTGAGCCTACGAAAAATCAGTTGATAGTGAAAGACTTCTGAGACATGTAAGATCAATGTGTAATTAAAAATAGTTGAACATGCTTAATGACATTATATTGCCTCcgaaagggcgtaactccataTTTTGTCGTTCTTCTTATTTAAAACTTCACCTAGAAGTAACAAATAACTAAACACACAAAATTTGAACCTAATTATCAATGGTATATTTCCTAATCACGGCCACCAAAAATCCGTTTAAATAtcttcagatttcctttgaatttgtggacttatacAATGAAatgggcgtaacttcaaaacgggccctacgttttttttttaattctttcccAGACTTGCAGCTTGGCTATAGAAAAGGACTGGTGAACACAGATTTGAATGGAGATTTTGTTTTccgataataacggtcaggggagcaccgtggtaccataaggccggtagtcctctgtgggcatgaaacgtggacgttGCATGAGGAGGACCTttaagcacttggagtcttcgaacgtctgttgattcagtgttatctgtttagaagttaattaaccctctaatacccaaatttttgttttcgatataaatatcatttttagttatctaaaatcattctaaacacgttttgggcaatgatttatttttattcgcaaatctatgaattttggtttttgatttttataatttttatttttgaacatccctacccttttttatttttcttgaaggctcttctagttactgattttaggcaataataaaaattcagatttttacggttcttttaaaaatcttaaatttttaatatttttatgaaaatatttttattttccgtgcaaataacggaaaaacaggtttgaaattattttaacacCACCAATATTCTTTTGTGaaaggttgatcgtagaaaaatataaaaggtacgattttttatattacacgttaaatgaaccccggacatttgtaggttatttaagaatacaatttttcaaacaattttcaaaaatgcaaaaaagattcaaaagtcataaaaaacttttcttatatgcgtgttatgagccaatgtttaagccaaaaataaaatcattttgatttccgagctacgaaaaaatacccaaaatttcaaaatgtaccctgtctaaaggcggggttgggtattagagggttaaaaaataaagaacaacaaataaatgaatgaacggATGGGTGTCCGTGTCTAGGCTTAAGATCCAGAAAATCAACAGTGACTGACGCCAAAAGGAGTCGGTtggtcagaaaaaaaaacgaagaaaatATAGGACATACTGACCTGATTTttaaaatcagttgaaaaaGTCGAAACAAATGCAATTAAAAATGAGTCACATCGAGGGTATTTCCCCACGCCAAAAATCAAATGCCTATGTTTTGCTTGTGATTTGTATACTCAAAGGGGGTTTGTAACACAGAACTAATGTTTGAAACACCGCAAATGTTAAATTTGGAAACAACTTTACGGAAATTTCAAGCTTCTGCCCTTTTCCgtatatatttgtttttaaaccaATCTGTTGCTTATCGATCAAAACGCTGATGGGTATAGATTACTATCAGCAGCCTTATCGCACGCCGCGTCGGTTGATGTTTTCGAATTTGTTTATACTTTCTCAGAAAAGCTTGATTTTCCTACCGAAATCGCATTGTACCTTCTTCCTTTCAACGTATATAGGTAAGAATATGTATGATGTAGGTGTTTGTTTTGTTTGCGGTTTGCTCATTGAGAATTTCGCCCCAAGAGCGACACATTTTACGGAGCATGCGTCGGGCGGTCAGCTCATACATATACCTAGCTAATCCTATAGGGCGCTGATCAATGATAGTGACTTATAAACACACCAAGATAATTGAATCAATTCAGTCTGGTTCAGATCGCCGGGAGAGAAGAATCGCCACTATGGAGTACAAAACGCAGTACGATATGGAAGGAAACGTGATTCCTGCCAGAAGGAGATGTTGTTCGTTGAGTACGAGTGTCGTTTGGCTTTTGCTGGTTGCGGCGCTGTGTGGTGGATTTGCGGGGGCATTTCTCTATCATCAGCTCTCAGATCGTGCAATTGCTCAAGTAAGCGACGCAAAGTGTCCCGATCAGGACAGGGCAGATATCAAATTGGCCTTTGCGAAGAAAGCAACTGGTGACTATTTGGTGGTGTTCAAATTTGATAGCATAATGTTCTACCCGGAAGTGCAAAGCTTGGATGAGTTCGGCAGTTGCATGCCGGCGGAGAACAGAAAAACGTTGCAAGCTGTTCCCCCTGGTATCGTGTTCATCGTACGTTTACACTACAACGGCGAAGGTCAATGCGTTTTTGACTGCCTAAGGCAGATTGATGTGTTTGGCGACCACAATTCGGAAGAAGACGTTCAGCTCCTTGAAGCTTTGACTGATCATGGAATTGATGAGTCTTTAGATTCATACATCTAGTGAGAGTGTAGGATGATGTTTTTAATGTCTGCAATTTGTGCTCACGATACAGCTTTTGTAGTATTAGACATAGGAATAACTTGTGAATCATAACGTAGTATagtatttatttgaaaattctatATAGTGGAAATATAAAACGACATCttaacatttgatcatttaattttaaataaatatccgAAAAGATCATGTCCTTGAAaggtctgttttttttttttacgaacgGTGTGCACCGCGATCAATGACGATTTCTTTTGTCCATCTTTCACGATCAAACGCGTTTGTCAGAGTCGTGTTCGTGTATATGCCTTTCCGCATGACgttccaaatcagctgatcgggaagctctttagcagttcttctatggaaatgatAGCCTCGTGTTTGCACCGGTCTTCCACCGATGtcaagaaaaaaatgcaaagacaGACCTCTCCCATGAAAATGACAATGAAGCGCAATGCACCGAAAACTGAAACAGAAGAGAGAGCGCTCTGCTGACAAAGGTCAACCTGAGTTTAATCTGTCAAGCCACATATTCTGTTTTGACCAACCTGAGTGTAAGCACAGTTATATCTCGATATAActtaactcgatttttattttcgtagcATTATATGGAAGCAATATTTGAACCTACAGTCGTCTACTCTTCACATCtagatatcgaagggaccaacgagatacactgaaaatatatattgttttatattacgaaatcgttcgtttgaactacg
It contains:
- the LOC5576909 gene encoding uncharacterized protein LOC5576909: MEYKTQYDMEGNVIPARRRCCSLSTSVVWLLLVAALCGGFAGAFLYHQLSDRAIAQVSDAKCPDQDRADIKLAFAKKATGDYLVVFKFDSIMFYPEVQSLDEFGSCMPAENRKTLQAVPPGIVFIVRLHYNGEGQCVFDCLRQIDVFGDHNSEEDVQLLEALTDHGIDESLDSYI